In Humulus lupulus chromosome 6, drHumLupu1.1, whole genome shotgun sequence, a single genomic region encodes these proteins:
- the LOC133784898 gene encoding uncharacterized protein LOC133784898 has translation MIDKFTRERSRVQFARVLVEMDITDNPPRSIQFLNEYGQIVDQGVDYEWLPIKCKVCSGYGHSMVDFSNISTDAEGPNNSEASWKTPKKVATLSKQGLVEVVSSLSAKIPTGQGQNQKNAFEVLQEQVDGEKGDFYSSSVTECRILVIWRKTFVRVTIIEETNQYVHCVVKLAGQRHAFCATFVYGLNTMEGRKRLWQGLPRLNLPVKSWIILGDFNAIFTGKDRNGGKLVSKMELTDSAQWLAGNQVELLKSTESYFAWTNNQDGPARIYSKIDHVFTNEDWLDVFPSSIAVFRWEVVSDHCSCVISTTTMENMGIKLFQFYNFWTEHQDFKEVVLNSWRKPINGTGLRAIYLKTMRLKHRLKRFNRDNIGDIGLNY, from the exons ATGATCGACAAATTTACTCGAGAGCGCTCCAGAGTTCAATTTGCTAGAGTTCTTGTGGAGATGGATATAACGGATAATCCTCCTAGGAGTATACAATTCCTTAATGAGTATGGACAGATTGTGGACCAAGGGGTGGATTATGAATGGCTGCCTATTAAATGTAAAGTTTGCTCTGGATATGGTCATTCCATGGTGGATTTTT CTAATATTTCTACTGATGCTGAGGGGCCAAATAACAGTGAAGCTAGTTGGAAAACTCCAAAGAAAGTGGCTACTCTTTCCAAACAAGGACTGGTTGAAGTTGTTAGTTCTTTATCTGCTAAAATTCCAACTGGGCAAGGACAGAACCAAAAAAATGCATTTGAGGTACTTCAAGAGCAGGTGGACGGTGAGAAAGGAG ATTTCTATTCTAGCTCTGTTACTGAATGcagaattttggtcatttggcggAAGACTTTTGTGAGGGTTACTATTATAGAGGAGACTAATCAGTATGTTCACTGTGTTGTTAAATTGGCTGGTCAGAGGCATGCTTTCTGTGCTACTTTTGTCTATGGGCTCAATACAATGGAGGGAAGGAAGAGGTTATGGCAAGGGTTACCTAGGCTCAACCTCCCTGTGAAATCTTGGATTatattgggggattttaatgCTATATTTACTGGTAAGGATAGAAATGGTGGAAAACTTGTCTCCAAAATGGAGTTGACAGATTCTGCTCAGTGGCTTGCTGGGAATCAAGTGGAGTTACTTAAGAGTACTGAATCTTATTTTGCTTGGACGAACAATCAAGATGGTCCAGCTCGAATATACTCTAAGATAGACCATGTGTTTACTAATGAGGACTGGCTTGATGTTTTCCCTAGCTCCATAGCTGTGTTTCGGTGGGAAGTTGTTTCTGACCATTGTTCATGTGTTATTTCTACCACGACCATGGAGAATATGGGTATCAAATTGTTTCAGTTCTATAATTTTTGGACTGAACATCAAGATTTCAAAGAGGTGGTTCTGAATAGTTGGAGGAAACCAATCAATGGGACTGGTTTGAGGGCTATCTACTTGAAGACTATGAGGCTGAAGCATAGATTGAAGAGGTTTAACAGGGACAATATTGGAGATATTGGTTTGAATTATTAG
- the LOC133781968 gene encoding uncharacterized protein LOC133781968 → MITLTNLSESIEQLKKDKEDTCLALMSETDTVRDERNSCKIELEQLKNSSCTKINQLKTEIYRLQKSHSVEVEQLKADAEVDRLQALEEEGEILNNMFFQVWKYNRNIDLKNFNGGEKSLLEACKQRLVDEESSFVRTSLAQAGNSDVSRPEDLATRTLLTL, encoded by the coding sequence ATGATCACCTTGACCAACTTATCTGAATCTATCGAGCAGTTGAAGAAGGATAAGGAAGATACATGTCTTGCCCTCATGTCTGAGACAGATACTGTTCGTGACGAGAGGAACAGTTGTAAGATTGAGCTCGAGCAACTTAAAAATTCTTCTTGTACCAAGATCAATCAACTAAAGACCGAGATTTACCGTCTTCAGAAGTCTCATTCTGTTGAGGTTGAGCAACTTAAAGCTGATGCGGAAGTTGATCGTCTtcaagcccttgaagaagaaggagagatcCTAAATAACATGTTTTTTCAGGTCTGGAAATACAACCGCAATATtgatttaaaaaattttaatGGCGGGGAGAAGTCCCTGCTAGAAGCTTGCAAACAGAGACTTGTTGATGAAGAAAGCTCCTTTGTTCGTACCTCCTTAGCACAGGCGGGGAATAGTGATGTTTCACGGCCTGAAGATCTTGCTACCCGCACTCTGCTGACCCTTTAG